A stretch of the Azorhizobium caulinodans ORS 571 genome encodes the following:
- a CDS encoding ABC transporter permease, translating to MSQPAIALAGAKAATKGKRPATRSFWRNVGRRLLRDPVSMVCLTLLLLIVLAAIFAPYVAPHDPYRTSMARRLIAPGDARYWLGTDELGRDLLSRLIYGGRLSLFMGFAPVLIATAIGGLLGIIAGYVGGALNMLIMRVIDVFYAFPSVLLAVAISGVLGAGIGNTIFSLTLVFIPPVARVAESVATQMRNQDFVEAARATGAANWRIVLAHVVPNVTGPILSYASSLISVSIVLAAGLSFLGLGITPPEPEWGLMLNTLRQSIYVAPLNAILPGVMIFITSMCFNLMSDGLRSAMDVKQ from the coding sequence ATGTCCCAGCCCGCCATCGCCCTCGCCGGCGCCAAGGCCGCCACCAAGGGCAAGCGCCCCGCCACCCGCAGCTTCTGGCGCAATGTCGGCCGTCGCCTGCTGCGCGACCCGGTGAGCATGGTGTGCCTCACCCTCCTGCTGCTGATCGTGCTCGCGGCAATCTTCGCCCCCTATGTGGCCCCGCACGATCCCTATCGCACCAGCATGGCCCGCCGCCTGATCGCGCCGGGCGATGCGCGCTATTGGCTGGGCACGGACGAGCTCGGCCGCGATCTGCTGTCGCGCCTCATCTATGGCGGCCGACTCTCGCTCTTCATGGGCTTCGCCCCGGTGCTGATTGCCACCGCCATCGGCGGCCTGCTCGGCATCATCGCGGGTTATGTCGGCGGAGCGCTCAACATGCTGATCATGCGCGTGATCGACGTGTTCTATGCCTTCCCGTCCGTGCTGCTGGCAGTCGCCATCTCCGGGGTGCTCGGGGCAGGCATCGGCAACACCATCTTCTCGTTGACGCTGGTCTTCATTCCGCCCGTTGCCCGCGTGGCCGAAAGCGTGGCGACCCAGATGCGCAACCAGGATTTCGTCGAGGCCGCCCGCGCCACCGGGGCCGCCAACTGGCGCATCGTCCTCGCCCATGTGGTGCCCAACGTCACGGGCCCCATCCTGAGCTACGCCTCAAGCCTCATCAGCGTCTCCATCGTGCTCGCCGCCGGTCTCTCCTTCCTCGGCCTCGGCATCACGCCGCCGGAGCCGGAATGGGGCCTGATGCTGAACACGCTGCGCCAGTCCATCTATGTGGCGCCGCTCAACGCCATCCTGCCGGGTGTGATGATCTTCATCACCTCCATGTGCTTCAACCTCATGAGCGACGGCCTGCGCAGCGCCATGGACGTGAAGCAGTGA
- a CDS encoding amidase, whose product MEPCFLTAAEAASAIRAGTLTSEALLRSCIARIEARDPVVKAWLYLDKAKAIATARELDKRPPMGPLHGLPIGVKDMIDTADMPTTYNSPVFQDYRPARDAACVAVARYSGAVILGKTDTVEFAAAGRRAATRNPKNPAHTPGGSSSGSGAAVGDRQVQLAFGTQTGGSHIRPASFNGIYGMKPTWGTVSREGAKQYANMLDTIGWYGRSVADLALVGSAFRLHDVGEIGIPSVAGLRVAICRTPFWDQIEPAGAAALEIASKRLEKAGAKLIDLTLPPAFDGMFEAQNTIMMAEGRASFLDVALEFGERLHVDFHDRVNNKLEITPENLLAAYNLAAGCRRAFEALYADFDVVLTPAAPGEAPEGTYNTGNHIFNAMWTLLHVPCLGIPCTTGPTGLPVGVQIVAPRYGDARLLALGEAMAPIIDEETALYAVAA is encoded by the coding sequence ATGGAACCCTGTTTCCTGACCGCCGCCGAGGCGGCCTCTGCCATACGGGCCGGCACACTCACCAGCGAAGCGCTGCTCCGCTCCTGCATCGCCCGCATCGAGGCGCGCGACCCGGTCGTGAAGGCCTGGCTCTATCTGGATAAAGCCAAGGCGATCGCCACCGCCCGGGAACTGGACAAGCGCCCGCCCATGGGGCCTCTGCACGGCCTGCCCATCGGCGTGAAGGACATGATCGACACCGCCGACATGCCCACCACCTACAACTCCCCGGTGTTCCAGGACTATCGTCCGGCCCGCGACGCCGCCTGCGTGGCGGTGGCGCGCTATTCCGGCGCCGTGATCCTCGGCAAGACAGACACGGTGGAATTCGCCGCGGCCGGCCGCCGCGCCGCCACCCGCAACCCGAAGAACCCCGCCCACACGCCGGGCGGCTCGTCCTCCGGCTCGGGCGCCGCGGTGGGCGACCGGCAGGTGCAGCTGGCCTTCGGCACCCAGACCGGCGGCTCGCACATCCGCCCGGCATCCTTCAATGGCATCTATGGGATGAAGCCAACCTGGGGCACCGTCAGCCGGGAGGGCGCCAAGCAGTATGCCAACATGCTGGACACCATCGGCTGGTATGGCCGCTCGGTCGCAGATCTGGCCCTTGTGGGCTCCGCCTTCCGCCTGCACGACGTGGGCGAGATCGGCATTCCCAGCGTCGCCGGGCTGAGGGTTGCCATCTGCCGGACGCCGTTCTGGGATCAGATCGAACCGGCCGGCGCCGCAGCTTTGGAGATCGCCAGCAAACGGCTTGAGAAGGCCGGAGCGAAGCTCATCGATCTCACCCTCCCGCCCGCCTTCGACGGCATGTTCGAAGCCCAGAACACCATCATGATGGCGGAGGGGCGCGCCTCGTTCCTGGACGTCGCGTTGGAGTTCGGCGAACGGCTGCACGTGGACTTTCATGACCGGGTGAACAATAAACTCGAGATAACGCCCGAGAACCTGCTCGCGGCCTACAATCTGGCCGCGGGATGCCGCAGGGCCTTCGAGGCGCTCTATGCCGATTTCGACGTGGTGCTCACCCCCGCCGCCCCGGGAGAGGCGCCGGAAGGCACGTACAACACCGGCAATCACATCTTTAACGCGATGTGGACGCTCCTTCACGTGCCCTGCCTCGGGATCCCCTGCACCACGGGCCCCACGGGCCTGCCGGTGGGCGTGCAGATCGTCGCCCCACGCTATGGTGACGCCCGGCTGCTGGCGCTGGGAGAAGCGATGGCGCCCATCATCGATGAGGAAACCGCGCTCTATGCGGTGGCGGCCTGA
- a CDS encoding AbrB family transcriptional regulator, whose protein sequence is MKPSPSFNRASLGRVALGLAIGLVGGCLFAWIRTPLPWIIGPIICCGFATFLGLPLKASSEGRIVGMLVLGVALGLYFTPEAAIAVLAHLPVIIAASGTTLVVGAAASFLLARTARIDHVTAFFCSVPGGVAEMSMVGERFGGRPMPIAVTQLLRVVSVTILIPTTLTLLGAGGSSTSALGALPFSPTGLAVSLCLAFAFSALLARFRFRNAWLLGPMAVGCVLGLSEAGLSSVPPWLTAVGQVLMGAHIGAQFDRALITSMWRFIPAALINLGVLMAGCAGVGVLVAYVSGISPGNMVLATSPGGVTEMCITAKVLHLDVPIVVAFHIVRIFLVILSAPYLFRLLRATGVMPMPPTHAAARLPAE, encoded by the coding sequence ATGAAGCCCTCCCCCTCCTTCAACCGGGCATCGCTCGGACGGGTCGCGCTCGGCCTCGCCATCGGGCTTGTCGGCGGCTGCCTGTTTGCATGGATCCGCACGCCGCTGCCGTGGATCATCGGCCCCATCATCTGCTGCGGGTTCGCAACCTTCCTCGGCCTGCCGCTGAAAGCGTCCAGCGAGGGCCGCATTGTTGGAATGCTGGTGCTCGGCGTCGCACTCGGCCTCTACTTCACGCCAGAAGCAGCTATCGCCGTCCTCGCCCATCTGCCGGTCATCATCGCGGCCAGCGGCACCACCTTGGTGGTGGGCGCCGCAGCCAGCTTTCTGCTGGCACGAACGGCCCGCATCGACCATGTGACCGCCTTCTTCTGCAGCGTGCCCGGCGGCGTGGCCGAGATGAGCATGGTCGGCGAACGCTTCGGCGGCCGCCCGATGCCCATCGCGGTGACGCAGCTGTTGCGGGTTGTCAGCGTGACCATCCTCATTCCCACGACGCTGACACTGCTGGGTGCCGGCGGCAGCAGCACGAGTGCGCTCGGCGCCCTGCCCTTCTCGCCCACCGGCCTTGCTGTCTCACTCTGTCTCGCCTTTGCCTTCTCCGCGCTGCTCGCCCGCTTCCGCTTCCGCAACGCCTGGCTGCTCGGCCCGATGGCGGTCGGCTGCGTGCTTGGCCTGTCGGAGGCCGGGCTGTCCTCGGTCCCGCCGTGGCTTACGGCGGTGGGCCAGGTGCTGATGGGCGCCCACATCGGCGCCCAGTTCGACCGTGCACTCATTACCAGCATGTGGCGCTTCATCCCCGCCGCGCTGATCAATCTCGGGGTTCTCATGGCCGGTTGCGCCGGCGTTGGCGTACTGGTGGCCTATGTGTCGGGCATCTCGCCGGGCAACATGGTGCTCGCCACCTCGCCCGGCGGCGTGACCGAAATGTGCATCACCGCCAAGGTGCTGCACCTCGACGTGCCGATCGTGGTCGCCTTCCACATCGTCCGCATCTTCCTCGTCATCCTGTCGGCGCCCTACCTGTTCCGCCTGCTCCGGGCGACGGGCGTAATGCCGATGCCCCCCACGCACGCCGCCGCGCGCCTGCCGGCCGAATGA
- a CDS encoding ABC transporter ATP-binding protein, protein MAAIPNDVDPRDRGGPAQPLLIVEGLKKHFPIRGGLLGRPQAWVQAVDGVDLTVAKGETLGIVGESGCGKSTTARLLMHLMTPDAGDVIFDGDLVGAMRGLSVRDLRRQMQMVFQDSYSSLNPRMTIEDSIAFGLISQGKGQKEAKTRAASMLRMVGLTPDLFAPRYPHELSGGQRQRVNIARALTMGPRLLILDEAVSALDKSVEAQVLNLLQELKQKLELTYIFISHDLNVIQYISDRVMVMYLGKAVEIGPVDEIYRSPKHPYTRALLNSRPSMDPRRRMAAPPLSGDPPNPINPPSGCRFRTRCPIAEAVCSAVAPALEAADGEAAHPVACHAHRAGSGHTAAPSEGAVH, encoded by the coding sequence ATGGCCGCCATTCCCAACGACGTCGATCCGCGCGATCGCGGCGGCCCCGCCCAACCCCTGCTGATCGTCGAGGGCCTGAAGAAGCATTTTCCCATCCGCGGTGGTTTGCTGGGCCGGCCACAGGCGTGGGTACAAGCCGTCGACGGGGTCGACCTCACGGTGGCCAAGGGCGAGACGCTGGGCATCGTCGGCGAGAGCGGCTGCGGCAAGTCCACCACCGCCCGCCTGCTGATGCACCTCATGACGCCTGACGCCGGAGATGTGATCTTCGACGGCGATCTCGTGGGCGCCATGCGGGGCCTCTCCGTGCGCGATCTGCGCCGGCAGATGCAGATGGTGTTCCAGGATAGCTATTCCTCGCTCAACCCGCGCATGACCATCGAGGATTCCATTGCCTTCGGCCTGATCTCGCAGGGCAAGGGGCAAAAGGAGGCCAAGACCCGCGCCGCGTCCATGCTGCGCATGGTGGGCCTGACGCCGGACCTGTTCGCCCCGCGCTATCCGCATGAGCTCTCCGGCGGCCAGCGCCAGCGCGTGAACATCGCCCGTGCCCTGACCATGGGCCCACGCCTGCTGATCCTCGACGAGGCGGTCTCAGCCCTCGACAAATCGGTGGAGGCGCAGGTGCTCAACCTGCTGCAGGAGCTCAAGCAGAAGCTGGAGCTGACCTACATTTTCATCTCCCACGATCTGAACGTGATCCAGTACATCAGCGACCGGGTCATGGTGATGTATCTGGGCAAGGCGGTGGAGATCGGCCCGGTGGACGAGATCTACCGCTCGCCCAAGCACCCCTACACGCGCGCCCTGCTCAACTCGCGCCCCTCCATGGACCCGCGCAGGCGCATGGCAGCGCCCCCTCTGTCCGGCGATCCACCCAACCCCATCAATCCGCCCAGCGGCTGCCGCTTCCGCACGCGGTGCCCGATCGCCGAGGCGGTGTGCAGCGCCGTCGCGCCCGCGCTGGAAGCGGCGGATGGCGAGGCCGCGCATCCCGTGGCCTGCCACGCCCACCGTGCCGGTTCCGGCCACACCGCCGCCCCTTCGGAAGGAGCCGTCCATTGA
- a CDS encoding ABC transporter ATP-binding protein: MSSQASAADAPLVEVENLTVRFTGRDLDVSVVNGVSFTLDRGSSLCILGESGSGKSVTMRALMRLFPPTARLEGKVRVDGIDVLALEDHQLRRIRGGLISMIFQEPMTALDPVFTIGQQIGETLVYHEGISYRAAYARALQLLELVQVPSAKRRLEAYPHELSGGLRQRAMIALALACQPKLLLADEPTTALDATVQIQILLLLREIQREMGMATIFVTHDLGVACEVADKIAVMYAGKFVESGSVEQVIDSPRHPYTQGLMNSTIHADMRGVALDPIPGAPPDLADLPPGCPFAPRCAAAREPCLEQAPELTLLPGGQKARCLQYEAGAAFTQAPLLKAS, from the coding sequence TTGAGCAGCCAAGCCAGCGCCGCAGACGCCCCTCTGGTGGAGGTCGAGAACCTCACCGTCCGCTTCACCGGCCGTGATCTCGACGTCAGCGTGGTCAATGGCGTGTCTTTCACGCTGGACCGTGGCTCCTCGCTCTGCATCCTCGGGGAGTCCGGCTCCGGCAAGAGCGTGACCATGCGGGCATTGATGCGCCTGTTTCCGCCCACCGCCCGGCTGGAGGGGAAGGTGCGCGTGGACGGCATCGACGTGCTGGCGCTCGAGGACCATCAGCTGCGTCGCATCCGGGGCGGGCTGATCTCGATGATTTTCCAGGAGCCCATGACGGCCCTCGATCCGGTATTCACCATCGGCCAGCAGATCGGCGAAACGCTCGTTTATCACGAGGGCATCTCCTATCGCGCCGCTTATGCCCGGGCGCTTCAGTTGCTGGAGCTCGTTCAGGTGCCTTCCGCCAAGCGGCGGCTCGAGGCCTATCCTCACGAACTGTCCGGCGGCCTGCGCCAGCGCGCGATGATCGCGCTCGCCCTCGCCTGCCAACCCAAGCTGCTGCTGGCCGACGAGCCCACCACCGCGCTCGACGCCACGGTGCAGATCCAGATCCTCCTCCTGCTGCGGGAAATCCAGCGCGAGATGGGCATGGCGACCATCTTCGTCACCCACGATCTCGGTGTGGCCTGCGAGGTCGCGGACAAGATCGCCGTCATGTATGCGGGGAAGTTCGTGGAGAGCGGCTCTGTCGAGCAGGTAATCGACAGCCCCCGCCACCCCTATACGCAAGGGCTGATGAACTCCACCATCCATGCCGACATGCGCGGGGTGGCGCTCGACCCCATTCCTGGCGCACCGCCGGATCTCGCCGACCTGCCGCCCGGCTGCCCCTTCGCGCCCCGCTGCGCGGCGGCGCGCGAACCATGCCTGGAACAGGCGCCTGAGCTCACCCTGCTGCCCGGCGGCCAGAAGGCGCGCTGCCTGCAGTATGAGGCGGGAGCAGCCTTCACGCAGGCCCCGCTCCTCAAGGCCAGCTGA
- a CDS encoding amidase — protein sequence MNGPSTTAAFSEAATPLHFLSITEASRLIGSGRLSPVTLVEAFLARIEAIDARLKSYITITRARALAAAKIAEAEIAAGRWKGPLHGIPFAVKDNYHVAGLPTTGGSRLMLHHVADATSTAVARLEAAGAILLGKLNTWEYGTGNGGVYHDLPFEVARNPWDLACFTGGSSTGAGAAVAAGTAMFALGSDTGGSIRLPAAACGLQGFKATFGRVSRAHCLPNCWTLDHTGPLTWTVEDNAIVMQAISGFDPGDPSAADVPVPDYRKNLHAGVKGLVIGFVRDLGPEGAALDAANAAALQEAARVLEAQGAIIREVTLPAPLAQYRAVTKVINWSESYSIHEQDFLERSALMGQALREKMMSGFTVRAADYLAATRLRRSLVDTTDALVRSCDALLIAGAFHVAPRFDAPDTITPFTADTATTVFNVTGHPALSICTGFDASGLPLNAQIVGRFFDEETVLRVAQSYEAATPWRARRPTL from the coding sequence ATGAACGGGCCGAGCACCACGGCAGCCTTCAGCGAAGCCGCCACACCGCTGCATTTCCTAAGCATCACCGAGGCCTCGCGGCTCATCGGTTCCGGCCGGCTGTCGCCGGTCACGCTCGTGGAGGCCTTCCTCGCCCGCATCGAGGCCATCGATGCGCGGCTCAAGAGCTACATCACGATCACCCGAGCTCGCGCGCTGGCAGCTGCAAAAATCGCCGAGGCAGAGATTGCCGCCGGCCGCTGGAAGGGGCCGCTGCACGGCATCCCCTTCGCGGTGAAGGACAATTACCACGTGGCCGGCCTGCCCACCACTGGCGGCTCGCGCCTCATGCTCCATCACGTGGCCGATGCAACCTCCACGGCCGTGGCGCGGCTGGAAGCGGCGGGCGCGATCCTGCTCGGCAAGCTCAACACCTGGGAATATGGCACCGGCAATGGCGGCGTCTACCATGACCTGCCCTTCGAGGTGGCACGCAATCCCTGGGATCTCGCCTGCTTCACCGGCGGCTCCTCCACCGGTGCGGGTGCTGCCGTTGCGGCAGGCACCGCCATGTTCGCCCTCGGCTCGGATACCGGCGGCTCCATCCGCCTGCCAGCCGCAGCCTGCGGCCTCCAGGGCTTCAAGGCCACCTTCGGTCGCGTCAGCCGCGCCCACTGCCTGCCCAATTGCTGGACGCTCGACCACACCGGCCCGCTCACCTGGACGGTGGAGGACAATGCCATCGTCATGCAGGCCATCTCCGGCTTCGATCCGGGGGATCCCTCCGCCGCCGACGTGCCCGTGCCGGATTATCGCAAGAACCTGCATGCGGGCGTGAAGGGGCTGGTGATCGGCTTCGTCCGCGACCTCGGCCCGGAAGGGGCAGCTCTTGATGCCGCCAATGCGGCAGCGCTGCAGGAGGCGGCCCGCGTACTGGAGGCACAGGGCGCCATCATCCGCGAGGTCACCCTGCCGGCCCCTCTGGCGCAGTACCGGGCGGTGACAAAGGTGATCAACTGGTCGGAATCCTATTCCATCCATGAGCAGGATTTTCTGGAGCGTAGCGCCCTCATGGGGCAGGCCCTGCGTGAGAAGATGATGTCGGGCTTCACGGTCCGCGCCGCCGATTATCTCGCCGCCACCCGCCTGCGCCGCTCCCTCGTGGACACCACCGACGCGCTGGTGCGCTCCTGCGACGCCCTTCTGATCGCAGGCGCCTTCCATGTGGCCCCGCGCTTTGATGCGCCGGACACCATCACCCCCTTCACCGCGGACACGGCCACCACGGTGTTCAACGTGACCGGCCATCCAGCCCTGTCGATCTGCACCGGCTTTGACGCCAGTGGCCTGCCTCTGAATGCCCAGATCGTCGGCCGCTTCTTCGACGAAGAGACCGTGCTGCGCGTGGCCCAGTCCTACGAGGCCGCCACCCCGTGGCGCGCCCGTCGGCCGACGCTGTGA
- a CDS encoding amidase, which yields MSTTAPCFLTAAQAAARIKAGTLTSEALIRSCLERIGARDPAVKAWLHVDPDLAIRQARELDKRPPAGPLHGIPFGVKDIMDTADMPTTYNSQEWQDHRPTRDAACVNIVRQAGAVILGKTDTVEFAFNSRKAASRNPYNLAHTPGGSSSGSGAAVGDYQVQCAFGTQTAGSHIRPASFNGIYAIKPSWGTVSREGVHMISAILDTVGWYGRSVDDLILGAQAFRLPGMESLAARGVKGLKIGYCETPYWSRAETGARKAMAVAVERLQRAGVIVEEIALPAHFADIAEAHTMIMFGDGRVALYDEYLRQGGRLHPELKLTVENGRGVTPETLVAAYDLADTCRMEFDAIAAGYDAVLAPAATGEAPKGLHTVGDWIFNGLWTLLHTPCVAIPSVLGDIGLPVGVQLVGGRLSDARLLAVAQSLQPVLDDFADTRATLLAAA from the coding sequence ATGAGCACGACCGCCCCCTGCTTCCTCACCGCCGCGCAGGCCGCCGCCCGGATCAAGGCCGGCACGCTGACCAGCGAGGCTTTGATCCGCTCCTGCCTCGAGCGCATCGGGGCGCGCGACCCTGCCGTAAAGGCATGGCTCCATGTGGACCCGGACCTGGCCATCCGGCAGGCGCGCGAGCTGGACAAGCGCCCGCCCGCGGGGCCGCTCCACGGCATCCCCTTCGGCGTGAAGGACATCATGGACACGGCGGATATGCCGACCACGTACAATTCCCAGGAATGGCAGGACCACCGGCCGACGCGGGATGCGGCCTGCGTAAACATTGTCCGCCAGGCCGGCGCCGTGATCCTCGGCAAGACCGACACGGTGGAATTCGCCTTCAACTCCCGCAAGGCCGCGAGCCGCAACCCCTACAATCTCGCCCACACGCCCGGCGGCTCCTCCTCCGGCTCCGGAGCGGCGGTGGGCGACTATCAGGTGCAGTGCGCCTTCGGCACCCAGACCGCCGGCTCCCACATTCGCCCCGCCTCCTTCAACGGCATCTATGCCATCAAGCCCAGTTGGGGCACGGTGAGCCGCGAAGGCGTGCACATGATATCCGCCATCCTCGACACGGTGGGCTGGTATGGCCGCAGCGTGGACGATCTGATCCTCGGCGCGCAGGCCTTCCGCCTGCCGGGCATGGAGAGCCTCGCCGCCCGGGGCGTGAAGGGACTGAAGATCGGCTATTGCGAGACGCCCTATTGGTCGCGCGCCGAGACCGGCGCCCGCAAAGCCATGGCCGTGGCCGTCGAGCGGCTGCAGCGGGCGGGCGTCATCGTCGAGGAAATCGCGCTCCCGGCGCATTTCGCGGACATAGCCGAAGCCCACACGATGATCATGTTCGGAGACGGGCGCGTCGCGCTCTATGACGAATATCTGCGACAGGGCGGTCGTCTCCACCCCGAACTGAAGCTCACCGTCGAGAACGGGCGCGGCGTGACGCCCGAGACGCTCGTCGCGGCCTATGACCTCGCCGACACCTGCCGCATGGAATTCGATGCCATCGCAGCGGGTTATGACGCAGTGCTCGCGCCGGCTGCCACGGGCGAGGCCCCGAAGGGTCTCCACACGGTGGGCGACTGGATCTTCAACGGCCTGTGGACCCTGCTGCACACGCCCTGCGTGGCCATCCCCTCAGTGCTGGGCGACATCGGCCTGCCCGTGGGCGTCCAGTTGGTCGGTGGCCGTCTCTCCGACGCCCGCCTCCTGGCCGTCGCGCAGTCTCTTCAGCCGGTGCTGGACGATTTCGCCGACACCCGCGCCACCCTGCTCGCCGCCGCCTGA